From the genome of Papaver somniferum cultivar HN1 chromosome 2, ASM357369v1, whole genome shotgun sequence, one region includes:
- the LOC113347238 gene encoding auxin-responsive protein IAA16 codes for MIGGAQRKELNLINFEETELRLGLPGGGTSSGNNSEVENGKNSSGKRGFSETIDLKLNLETSLSASIKESSELVLMDHHQNNNEKVTKSSLVSENKSIKDKTSVTSCSNDDHHAKPSAPKAQVVGWPPVRSYRKNVLSVHKSNTEVVSNSNNVAFVKVSMDGAPYLRKVDLKLYKSYQELSQALGKMFSSFTIGNCETQGMKDFMNESKLMDLLNGSEYVPTYEDKDGDWMLVGDVPWRMFVDSCKRLRIMKASEAIGLAPRAVEKCRNRS; via the exons ATGATCGGAGGTGCCCAACGGAAAGAGCTCAATTTGATAAATTTCGAAGAAACAGAATTACGTTTAGGATTACCTGGTGGTGGTACTAGTAGTGGAAATAATAGTGAAGTTGAGAATGGGAAGAACTCTTCAGGAAAAAGAGGATTTTCAGAGACAATTGATTTAAAGCTTAATCTTGAGACTTCATTGTCTGCTTCGATAAAAGAATCGTCGGAATTAGTATTAATGGATCATCATCAGAATAATAATGAGAAGGTCACTAAGAGTTCGTTAGTGTCCGAGAATAAAAGTATTAAGGATAAAACTAGTGTTACTAGTTGTTCTAACGACGatcaccacgccaagccgtccgctcCCAA GGCACAAGTTGTAGGTTGGCCGCCTGTTCGATCATATCGCAAGAATGTTCTGTCTGTACACAAGAGCAATACAGAAGTggtcagcaacagcaacaacgtTGCCTTCGTTAAAGTTAGCATGGACGGTGCACCTTACCTTCGGAAGGTTGATTTGAAGTTGTACAAAAGTTACCAAGAACTTTCTCAAGCCTTGGGGAAAATGTTCAGTTCTTTCACAATAG GTAACTGTGAAACTCAAGGGATGAAAGATTTTATGAACGAGAGTAAATTGATGGATCTTTTAAATGGGTCCGAGTACGTCCCGACTTATGAAGACAAAGATGGTGACTGGATGCTCGTAGGCGATGTACCATGGAG GATGTTTGTCGACTCCTGCAAACGCTTACGGATCATGAAAGCATCAGAGGCAATTGGCCTTG CACCAAGAGCGGTGGAGAAATGCAGGAACAGAAGCTGA